One Ahaetulla prasina isolate Xishuangbanna chromosome 10, ASM2864084v1, whole genome shotgun sequence genomic region harbors:
- the LOC131204332 gene encoding neural cell adhesion molecule 1-like isoform X2: MVRGLEAKTYEERLLELGAVQGAKESLEIIPINGNVELNTQAYFLCKVRGGGAVQATLTWMDPDENEIEEDTVPYRVKVIDETSKGLEMTLTRPDQGGIFKCVGEFDTDKTVMDQIEIRVIQRPTFVNTMDFVKEVQEGQNVEFKCLVKGIPPPTIRWIFGNQDIRNIKERQLFVENGMLLIKNTQSSDAGVYICEASIEERNEVAFANFTLNVKFAPKIELLTNVPLVTQTGNPVHVNFTILANPSPSVSVAWKEKSFEDDTVKMIAQDQNRYWFLFEVTPTSQEDITELVITAANEVGTTKKNVPFEKDGGLGWGSILAIVLAILVLLLLIDALCYYKRRCGFLMFCKKNILCKRSTTGAENNGKILSKSGKSPVVNVSGSEA, from the exons gGGCTGTACAGGGTGCCAAGGAATCTCTGGAAATTATTCCTATAAATGGGAacgtggaactgaacacacaggCATATTTTTTATGCAAAG TGAGAGGAGGTGGAGCGGTTCAAGCCACTCTGACCTGGATGGATCCAGACGAGAATGAAATTGAAGAGGATACAGTGCCTTACCGGGTGAAGGTGATTGATGAAACGTCCAAGGGTCTGGAGATGACCCTCACTCGCCCAGATCAGGGTGGGATTTTCAAGTGTGTTGGAGAATTTGACACCGACAAAACTGTTATGGATCAAATTGAAATCCGCGTGATCC AGAGACCTACCTTTGTGAACACAATGGATTTTGTGAAGGAAGTTCAGGAGGGCCAAAATGTAGAATTCAAGTGCCTGGTCAAAGGAATACCACCACCAACTATTAGATGGATTTTTGGAAACCAGGACATCAGAAATATTAAGGAAA GGCAGCTGTTTGTGGAAAATGGGATGCTGCTGATAAAGAACACCCAATCATCCGATGCCGGTGTTTACATTTGTGAGGCAAGCATCGAAGAACGCAATGAAGTAGCTTTTGCAAACTTTACGCTCAACGTTAAAT TTGCTCCTAAAATAGAGCTCCTTACAAATGTACCTTTGGTCACCCAGACTGGGAACCCCGTCCACGTCAACTTCACCATCCTGGCCAACCCCTCACCTTCTGTTTCCGTTGCTTGGAAGGAGAAGAGTTTTGAAGATGATACCGTCAAAATGATAGCGCAGGACCAAAACAGATATTGGTTCCTCTTTGAG GTTACACCAACATCACAAGAGGACATTACAGAACTCGTTATAACAGCTGCTAATGAAGTGGGCACCACCAAGAAGAATGTTCCCTTTGAAAAAG atGGAGGCTTGGGATGGGGCAGCATTCTGGCAATTGTGCTGGCAATTTTGGTGCTCCTCTTGCTGATAGATGCCTTGTGTTATTACAAGCGCCGGTGTGGCTTCTTGATGTTCTGCAAAAAGAATATTCTGTGTAAGAGGTCTACAACAGGAGCTGAGAACAATGG GAAAATTCTCTCAAAATCGGGAAAAAGCCCTGTTGTCAACGTCTCTGGTTCAGAAGCCTGA
- the LOC131204332 gene encoding neural cell adhesion molecule 1-like isoform X3, whose protein sequence is MRLEAVLSGPSIGAVQGAKESLEIIPINGNVELNTQAYFLCKVRGGGAVQATLTWMDPDENEIEEDTVPYRVKVIDETSKGLEMTLTRPDQGGIFKCVGEFDTDKTVMDQIEIRVIQRPTFVNTMDFVKEVQEGQNVEFKCLVKGIPPPTIRWIFGNQDIRNIKERQLFVENGMLLIKNTQSSDAGVYICEASIEERNEVAFANFTLNVKFAPKIELLTNVPLVTQTGNPVHVNFTILANPSPSVSVAWKEKSFEDDTVKMIAQDQNRYWFLFEVTPTSQEDITELVITAANEVGTTKKNVPFEKDGGLGWGSILAIVLAILVLLLLIDALCYYKRRCGFLMFCKKNILCKRSTTGAENNGKILSKSGKSPVVNVSGSEA, encoded by the exons gGGCTGTACAGGGTGCCAAGGAATCTCTGGAAATTATTCCTATAAATGGGAacgtggaactgaacacacaggCATATTTTTTATGCAAAG TGAGAGGAGGTGGAGCGGTTCAAGCCACTCTGACCTGGATGGATCCAGACGAGAATGAAATTGAAGAGGATACAGTGCCTTACCGGGTGAAGGTGATTGATGAAACGTCCAAGGGTCTGGAGATGACCCTCACTCGCCCAGATCAGGGTGGGATTTTCAAGTGTGTTGGAGAATTTGACACCGACAAAACTGTTATGGATCAAATTGAAATCCGCGTGATCC AGAGACCTACCTTTGTGAACACAATGGATTTTGTGAAGGAAGTTCAGGAGGGCCAAAATGTAGAATTCAAGTGCCTGGTCAAAGGAATACCACCACCAACTATTAGATGGATTTTTGGAAACCAGGACATCAGAAATATTAAGGAAA GGCAGCTGTTTGTGGAAAATGGGATGCTGCTGATAAAGAACACCCAATCATCCGATGCCGGTGTTTACATTTGTGAGGCAAGCATCGAAGAACGCAATGAAGTAGCTTTTGCAAACTTTACGCTCAACGTTAAAT TTGCTCCTAAAATAGAGCTCCTTACAAATGTACCTTTGGTCACCCAGACTGGGAACCCCGTCCACGTCAACTTCACCATCCTGGCCAACCCCTCACCTTCTGTTTCCGTTGCTTGGAAGGAGAAGAGTTTTGAAGATGATACCGTCAAAATGATAGCGCAGGACCAAAACAGATATTGGTTCCTCTTTGAG GTTACACCAACATCACAAGAGGACATTACAGAACTCGTTATAACAGCTGCTAATGAAGTGGGCACCACCAAGAAGAATGTTCCCTTTGAAAAAG atGGAGGCTTGGGATGGGGCAGCATTCTGGCAATTGTGCTGGCAATTTTGGTGCTCCTCTTGCTGATAGATGCCTTGTGTTATTACAAGCGCCGGTGTGGCTTCTTGATGTTCTGCAAAAAGAATATTCTGTGTAAGAGGTCTACAACAGGAGCTGAGAACAATGG GAAAATTCTCTCAAAATCGGGAAAAAGCCCTGTTGTCAACGTCTCTGGTTCAGAAGCCTGA